Within the Halomarina salina genome, the region CGGTTGTCGGCTATATACAGGGAATCCTCGATACTGCCAGCGTGTGGATGCTTGTTCTGGCCGCAATCCTCCAGACCGCGTTTTCACTTCGAGACGACGATTGATTGCCTATTCGCGACCGAAAACCCACCATTTCAGCCGCGTTGATATTGGAGCACTTCGCCAAGAACGCTCCTCCTCCACGTAATTAGCGAGCTCAGTGGTTTCCTGTCGGTTTTCAATTAGTGCCCGCTTTTCGTTCTGAAGCCGTTCGACCGTTCGTTCTAGTTCTTGAGCTCGTTCACCGTCCTGTATGAGGTTCCTCACCGCCTCGCTTTTCGACTCATACGGGCCGCCGTCACTCGATAATTCATCTACGAGCTCTTTCTGTTCTTCATCAAGAGTAATTGTTAACCTCGGCACGGTGAGCACCTTCACCGCTAGTATGAAGGCGTGAATAGACAAGTTTTCGGACGCCACAATACCTTTGCAAAGATGTAACTCATCTTACAATCATGGTGAGTCACAATGGTTTGGGTGCCGTACCGCGATTCCGTCCGCACTGGATGCGGATTTTATCTTGCCCAGCAGTTGGTGAGGGGTGGTCGCGATGACCCGGAGTGCGAAGGTCATCGTGTACGTCACACCCTCCACGAAAGAGGAGGTCGAACGGCGTGCTGCTCACGACGGAGAGTCCGTCTCGACGTGGTGTGCTCGTGTCCTTGACCGGGCGCTCGTAATGGACGCACAGGACGAGATATCCGCCGAGGTCCGTGCTGAGGAGCGCCTGACCGAGTTACACTCGCTCGCGAAGGATGAGATGGCTGCCATCGCTCGGGATGTGGCCGACATGGTTGCACGGAGTTCCTGCTATACTGTCGCAAACTGGGAGCTACTGAAGCGAGAGTTTGAGGATTCTGAGCGTCGGGAGGCTCTCTCGACTGGTTCTCGACGTCTCAGACAGAACCTCGATATCGACATCTCGGAGTCATCTGGGACTGAAGGCCTCGACTTCGATGCTCTCCGTGACAACGGCGGTGATGACCGGTGATAGTGCACACAGACTACCAAGCGTCGTCTGCTGACGATTTGTTGGGATACCTCGACCGAGGTGCTGGCCTGTATACGCGTACTGGTCAGCTGGCGTCGAACACCGATGTCCAGACGTTTCTGGACGCCAGCGAGCGACATCAGTTCGAGCGTCAGCTCGTTTTCAGCCCGGAATATGGCGAGACTATGACTGATGATGAGATGCTGCTGGCGGCTCGACAGACGCTTTCTGAGTTCTTCAGGGGACATCCGAGCTGTCGGTGGTTATTAGCGGTCCATCGCGATACCGACCATCCCCATGTACAGGTGGCGCTAACAGGTCAGCGACACGACCTCTATCTCGATGCAGATGACCTCTCAGCACTACGTCAGCTCGCTGCTGACCAGTTTCGAGAGGGGCACGAACAGAACCGCCCGCATGGTCGGTCACTCGCTGTTCTCCCGCTGGCTCCATGGATAGCTGACGTACCTACCCCGGGTCCTCTGGTGCTCGTACTGGGTGCCGTGGTGGTGCTCGCTGTGTTCGCAGGTCTCTGGATAATCGGGCGTGAGGTTCTGTCCCGCGTGGGTTGGTTCGCTGCGAGCCGCTCTGGGGGATGGGTGCTGCCTCTACGAATCATCACCGACCGTCGACCGTCGCGATTTGCGGGTTGGTTGCCGCATATTGGGATAGAACGTCGCTCGACGTTGTTCCTCGGGTCGTCGGGGGCTGGGAAGACGAACGCAATCGGTCATCTGCTCCCTCAGTTGGCTGATGAGGGGCCGCTAATCGTATTTGACTACAAGGGAGATTTCGGCGCTGGAGACTTCGACCGTCCCACAATCCGATTCACAACGTCAGGCTGGAATCTCTTCAACGAGGTTCGAGATGAGTTCGAAATAAGAGAGATGTGTCGGTCGCTTTTCCCTCCTGCTGATGATGGCGATTTCTTCCTAGCGGCTGCTCGACAAGTGTTCACTGTGGTGTGTATCTACCTCTGGAGAGAGGCTGACGAACAGGGGGAGGACATATCGAACGCGGACCTCGTTGCGTTCTTCCAGTCTCGCTCTCGGTTGGAT harbors:
- a CDS encoding ribbon-helix-helix protein, CopG family, translating into MSIHAFILAVKVLTVPRLTITLDEEQKELVDELSSDGGPYESKSEAVRNLIQDGERAQELERTVERLQNEKRALIENRQETTELANYVEEERSWRSAPISTRLKWWVFGRE
- a CDS encoding type IV secretory system conjugative DNA transfer family protein translates to MIVHTDYQASSADDLLGYLDRGAGLYTRTGQLASNTDVQTFLDASERHQFERQLVFSPEYGETMTDDEMLLAARQTLSEFFRGHPSCRWLLAVHRDTDHPHVQVALTGQRHDLYLDADDLSALRQLAADQFREGHEQNRPHGRSLAVLPLAPWIADVPTPGPLVLVLGAVVVLAVFAGLWIIGREVLSRVGWFAASRSGGWVLPLRIITDRRPSRFAGWLPHIGIERRSTLFLGSSGAGKTNAIGHLLPQLADEGPLIVFDYKGDFGAGDFDRPTIRFTTSGWNLFNEVRDEFEIREMCRSLFPPADDGDFFLAAARQVFTVVCIYLWREADEQGEDISNADLVAFFQSRSRLDVYESLGSYTDLDRSALDPDADRQAAGVWASVQQVVTDLFSGFASSTGEFAIREYIENPDGAVLLLDYPIVQGESAKPLFRWAIDWAIRWSLADSSTPCTFVLDEFDRLPRVRRLDDLVNAGRSTDTRAILGVQSIGQLEDSYGKGRASALLSGLVQQVLLQSHDTSSLDHIQEEMGLDDAPLDRSVIQRFKPGECVVRLVRGEWVRGRVPLVGSITPLQSLTRAFENRR